From Bradyrhizobium sp. sBnM-33:
CTGACCGCGGCGTGCCTGGCGTTAACTGGCCTTACCGGTCGGTCCATTCGATTGCGGCGTGGTCCTGCAACGAAAACAGTGGTCCATCATAAAGGAACGAGCATTGGTGAATCACCACCTGCCCGGCGCTGACGGTTACGTGCGAATAGTCCGGCAGTTCGTGCGCCCCGGGAATGTGATCCGCCGTATCGAGGTCGAACGCCACCTGATGGGATAGCGCGCGCTGGATGTGGAAGGGAACGCCGCGCCAGATGCCCGAGATCGGCCGGTGCAGATGGCCCATGAATAAATAGTCCGGCTTTCGCGTGCGTGCGATCACGTCCCATTCGGCCTCGGGATTGGCGAGCTTGATGCCGTCCATGTAGCGCAGCCCGGTGTCGAACGGCGGATGGTGCTGAAACAGCAGCAGCGGGCGATCGGCTGGAGCCGAGGCAAGCGCGTGTTCGAGGAAAGCGAGTCGCGCCGCGCACAGCCATCCGGCATGATCAGGGGCGGCCTCGTTCAGCGTATCCAGCGTGACGATCGTGGCGGCGTCGAACAAGTGAATGGATTGCACGAAGCCGGATTCGTCGCGCGGCACGCCGGGGAAGAAATGGCCAAACGGACCGCGCTTGTCGTGGTTGCCCATTAAGAGGATGGTCGGAGCCTTCAGCCGTGCCAGGACCGAAGCAAGGTTTTCGTAGGCCGCCTCCTCGCCCCAATGGGCAAGGTCACCGGTCACGATCACGAAGGAAATATCCGGATGATCGCGGTTGATCCGATCGACCGCCGCGCCAAGCCGCCCGGTGGGATCCAGCCCGTAGAGCTTACGGCCACGGGCGACGAAATGAGTGTCGGTGAGGATGACGAATTTCATCGAACCATGGTCTCCCTGTTAGCGACCGCCGCGGCGTGGCGTGATAGCCGCAGCGGTGCTTGGTAAGGCAGTTGTCGTCAGCGCACCGAACCCACCGTCTTTGGCAGCAGCTTCTGCACGTCGCTCGTCATGTCGGCGAGCACGGCTTCCGGCTCCTTGGTTCGTGCGCCCGTCACGATGGAGTTGAGATGATCCTTGATCACGTCGGTGATCTTGAGGCCGTTGTCGCCGGGGAAGGCGTACCATTTGGTCAGCAGCGCAAGCTGGCTGACCGCGGTGTAATTGTTCGGGTTTTTGACGTAGAAATCCTTCAGGTGGACGTCGTTGGCGATCTTGTTCGGCGGCATATAGCCGGTGGTCTCCGCCATGATCGCAGCGCCCTTCGGGCCGGTCCAGAACTTCACGACTTCCCAGGCCGCGTCACGCTTGGCCTTGTCCTTGGCCAGAATCATCACGACATTCCCGCCGGCCGGCAAC
This genomic window contains:
- a CDS encoding phosphodiesterase, giving the protein MKFVILTDTHFVARGRKLYGLDPTGRLGAAVDRINRDHPDISFVIVTGDLAHWGEEAAYENLASVLARLKAPTILLMGNHDKRGPFGHFFPGVPRDESGFVQSIHLFDAATIVTLDTLNEAAPDHAGWLCAARLAFLEHALASAPADRPLLLFQHHPPFDTGLRYMDGIKLANPEAEWDVIARTRKPDYLFMGHLHRPISGIWRGVPFHIQRALSHQVAFDLDTADHIPGAHELPDYSHVTVSAGQVVIHQCSFLYDGPLFSLQDHAAIEWTDR